The Thermoplasmata archaeon genome includes a region encoding these proteins:
- a CDS encoding DUF655 domain-containing protein yields the protein MEDYAYVLDYLAQGHPDARKFKREPLAYALGENEFKILELAIKPDVTLNIGDYIYIGKDLEKRDKILHVKRRVSYSEITNTAQSELPFIIAEIVKKQEPRFVRFYNESQPISTRFHMLELLPGLGKKMMWAILEERKKKPFESFEDIKKRIPALHHPEKHIVRRIELELSDPNQKYHLFVAK from the coding sequence TTGGAAGACTACGCTTATGTATTAGATTATTTAGCACAGGGCCATCCCGACGCCCGGAAGTTCAAGCGCGAGCCCCTAGCTTACGCTCTGGGGGAGAACGAGTTCAAGATTCTAGAGCTCGCCATTAAGCCCGACGTGACCCTGAACATCGGCGACTACATCTACATCGGCAAAGACCTCGAGAAGCGCGACAAGATTCTCCATGTGAAAAGGAGGGTATCCTATTCGGAAATCACCAATACCGCCCAGAGTGAGCTGCCCTTCATCATAGCCGAAATCGTTAAAAAGCAGGAGCCGCGCTTCGTGCGCTTCTACAACGAATCGCAGCCGATCAGCACCAGATTCCACATGCTCGAGCTCCTTCCCGGCTTGGGCAAGAAGATGATGTGGGCCATTCTCGAAGAGAGGAAGAAAAAGCCCTTCGAGAGCTTCGAGGATATAAAGAAAAGGATACCGGCACTTCATCACCCAGAGAAGCACATTGTGCGAAGAATCGAGCTCGAGCTCTCTGACCCGAACCAGAAGTACCATCTTTTCGTGGCCAAATAG
- a CDS encoding RNA polymerase Rpb4 family protein — protein MLEEESKKRELGYEQKLALSHAQLFSKLSVEDSEKLKAELCKNPHISEALAYKIIEILPATPDDVRVIFAKERHPLTPEETNAILEAVKKFV, from the coding sequence ATGCTTGAGGAGGAGAGCAAGAAGAGAGAGCTCGGCTACGAGCAAAAGCTCGCGCTGAGCCACGCGCAGCTCTTCTCCAAGCTCAGCGTAGAGGACTCCGAGAAGTTGAAGGCGGAGCTCTGCAAGAACCCGCACATCTCCGAGGCCCTCGCCTACAAAATCATCGAGATTCTTCCCGCCACCCCGGACGATGTGAGGGTGATTTTTGCCAAGGAGAGGCACCCCCTCACCCCAGAAGAGACCAACGCAATTCTGGAGGCTGTAAAGAAATTTGTTTGA
- a CDS encoding 50S ribosomal protein L21e, whose translation MVKASKGFRVKTRRTLRVKPRSRGMPPVTRSLQELEVGDRASIHLDGRVHDGMPHPRYQGKTGRVVGRQGRAYLVEIIEGRKRKTLLAGPEHLRKC comes from the coding sequence ATGGTGAAGGCGTCGAAGGGCTTCAGGGTGAAGACGAGGAGGACCCTGAGGGTTAAACCGAGGAGCAGGGGGATGCCCCCGGTGACCCGTTCTCTCCAAGAGCTGGAGGTCGGCGACAGGGCCTCGATTCACTTAGACGGGAGAGTCCATGACGGTATGCCCCACCCGAGGTACCAGGGCAAGACGGGGAGGGTCGTGGGGAGGCAGGGAAGGGCTTATCTTGTGGAGATTATCGAAGGAAGGAAGCGGAAGACCCTTTTGGCTGGACCGGAGCACCTGAGGAAGTGCTGA
- a CDS encoding tRNA pseudouridine(54/55) synthase Pus10, with product MSFEPTEEILAVARSLPQGLCDHCLGRRFARVQQATNSERGRAIRLALAAAGARSEPAVFCPICDNIFDELDGIARAAARKMAPYEFSTFLVGSKQEASTLELEERLGYPEHLKQEVNRELGKRLEALTGKTVDFDSPDVTIIVDIAFGSVEIQLAPLFIYGRYRKLERGIPQTRWPCRACRGKGCARCGGTGRMYQTSVEELIAGPVMRAAGGSSHALHGMGREDIDARMLGGGRPFVLEVREPVRRALDLVALQEEINRLAAGRVEVSGLRPSSMEEVRGLKESRVPKCYLATVEFSSPVPEEKLKLLERTFTGLEVQQRTPLRVSHRRADLTRVRRVLEFRVEGPDRFRITAEAGLYIKELISGDGGRTRPSVSEALGVGCLVRELDVLSTGGSGDGEGVEGLQGEDEEDPEG from the coding sequence ATGAGCTTCGAGCCGACAGAGGAGATTCTTGCCGTCGCCCGCTCCCTGCCTCAAGGCCTCTGCGACCATTGCTTGGGCAGGCGCTTCGCCCGCGTCCAGCAGGCGACGAATTCGGAGAGGGGCCGCGCTATTCGCTTGGCGCTGGCCGCCGCAGGTGCGCGGAGCGAGCCCGCCGTGTTCTGCCCCATCTGCGACAATATCTTCGACGAGCTCGACGGAATTGCCCGCGCCGCCGCGCGAAAAATGGCGCCGTATGAGTTCTCCACATTCCTCGTGGGCTCGAAGCAAGAGGCCTCTACTCTCGAGCTCGAGGAGCGGCTCGGATACCCAGAGCACCTCAAGCAAGAGGTCAACCGCGAGCTCGGGAAGAGGCTGGAGGCGCTCACTGGAAAAACGGTGGACTTCGATAGCCCGGATGTGACGATTATCGTGGACATAGCTTTCGGGAGTGTCGAGATACAGCTCGCGCCCCTCTTCATCTACGGCCGATACAGGAAGCTCGAGAGGGGGATACCGCAGACTCGGTGGCCCTGCCGAGCCTGCCGGGGGAAGGGCTGCGCGCGGTGTGGCGGAACTGGAAGGATGTACCAGACCTCCGTCGAGGAGCTGATCGCGGGCCCCGTGATGAGGGCCGCCGGGGGAAGCTCCCACGCCCTCCACGGGATGGGCAGGGAGGACATCGACGCCCGGATGCTCGGCGGGGGCAGGCCATTCGTACTCGAGGTCCGGGAGCCTGTGAGGAGAGCTCTCGACCTAGTTGCCCTCCAGGAAGAGATCAACCGCCTCGCGGCCGGCCGCGTGGAGGTCTCGGGCCTCCGCCCGTCCTCGATGGAGGAGGTCAGGGGGCTGAAGGAATCGCGGGTCCCGAAGTGCTATCTGGCTACGGTCGAATTCTCCTCTCCAGTGCCCGAGGAAAAGCTTAAATTACTGGAGAGGACTTTCACCGGCCTGGAGGTCCAGCAGAGGACGCCCTTGAGGGTCTCCCACAGGCGCGCTGATCTCACCCGCGTGCGGAGGGTGCTGGAGTTCCGGGTCGAGGGCCCGGACAGGTTCCGCATAACGGCAGAGGCCGGGCTCTACATCAAAGAGCTCATCAGCGGCGACGGGGGGAGGACCCGGCCCAGCGTCTCGGAGGCGCTCGGGGTCGGGTGCTTAGTGAGGGAGCTGGACGTGCTCAGTACCGGAGGCAGTGGGGATGGTGAAGGCGTCGAAGGGCTTCAGGGTGAAGACGAGGAGGACCCTGAGGGTTAA
- the gap gene encoding type I glyceraldehyde-3-phosphate dehydrogenase, which yields MVKVGINGFGRIGRLAMRAAVEHPSVEIVAVNDITDAKTLAHLFKYDSTYGIFPGTVEAKGNSIIINGKPVKALMVKDPAQLPWKALGVEVVIESTGLFTEAEKARAHIAAGAKKVIISAPAKGEDITIVLGVNEDKYDPAKHNIISNASCTTNCLAPVAKVLNDSFGINKALMTTIHAYTMDQRLQDAPHKDLRRARAAARSMIPTSTGAAKAVSLVIPELKGKFHGVAIRVPVETVSVVDLTAELARPATAEQVNAAFRAAANGKLKGYLEFCEEPLVSVDFKGNRASAIVDAEQTIVIGDTMVKVLAWYDNEWGYSHRLIELAEMVVRKMK from the coding sequence ATGGTCAAGGTGGGGATAAACGGGTTCGGAAGAATCGGTAGGCTGGCGATGCGCGCCGCGGTCGAGCACCCGAGTGTGGAAATCGTGGCGGTGAACGACATCACTGATGCAAAGACACTCGCCCATCTCTTCAAATACGACTCGACCTACGGCATCTTTCCCGGCACCGTAGAAGCTAAAGGGAATAGCATTATCATTAACGGAAAGCCAGTCAAAGCGCTAATGGTGAAGGACCCTGCCCAGCTCCCATGGAAGGCGCTCGGGGTTGAGGTGGTGATAGAATCCACCGGCCTATTCACCGAGGCGGAGAAGGCGAGGGCGCACATCGCTGCGGGTGCAAAGAAGGTGATAATTTCCGCACCTGCGAAGGGGGAGGATATAACCATCGTGCTCGGTGTGAATGAGGATAAATACGACCCCGCAAAGCACAATATCATCTCCAATGCCTCCTGCACAACGAACTGTCTCGCGCCCGTGGCGAAGGTGCTTAACGACTCCTTCGGTATAAATAAGGCCCTAATGACAACCATCCACGCCTACACGATGGACCAGAGGCTCCAGGACGCTCCGCACAAGGACCTGCGGAGGGCGAGGGCGGCGGCCCGCTCGATGATTCCGACGAGCACTGGTGCCGCAAAGGCGGTCTCACTAGTTATTCCAGAGCTCAAGGGAAAGTTCCACGGTGTTGCGATTCGCGTGCCCGTTGAAACCGTCTCCGTCGTCGACCTGACGGCAGAGCTCGCGAGGCCCGCCACGGCGGAGCAGGTCAACGCCGCGTTCAGGGCCGCCGCAAACGGAAAACTCAAGGGCTACCTCGAGTTCTGTGAGGAGCCTCTGGTCTCTGTGGACTTCAAAGGGAACCGAGCGTCGGCAATTGTGGACGCGGAGCAGACCATCGTCATAGGGGACACGATGGTCAAGGTGCTCGCGTGGTACGACAACGAGTGGGGCTACTCTCACAGGCTCATTGAGCTTGCGGAGATGGTGGTCAGAAAAATGAAATAA
- the tpiA gene encoding triose-phosphate isomerase, with translation MSAAVPVIVVNFKVYPEAIGSEGLALARLCDEVARENGVSIVVCPPATELARVRAEVRIPVWGQAADAVEPGGRTGHITLEMLREVGASGLLINHSERRLQLADIEWLVARARALGIESCVCTNNTAVSRACAALGPDFVAVEPPELIGGDVSVTSSSPEVVRGSVEEVRRVNPQVKVLCGAGVKSGKDVRRALELGAMGVLLASGVVKAKDRRASLLELVSGLK, from the coding sequence GTGTCCGCCGCAGTGCCCGTCATCGTCGTAAACTTCAAGGTCTACCCAGAAGCCATCGGTTCCGAGGGACTGGCGCTCGCCAGACTGTGCGACGAGGTCGCCCGGGAGAACGGTGTATCGATTGTTGTCTGCCCCCCTGCCACGGAGCTCGCGCGGGTGAGGGCCGAGGTCCGAATTCCTGTCTGGGGCCAGGCCGCGGACGCTGTCGAGCCCGGGGGGCGGACGGGCCATATAACGCTCGAGATGCTCAGGGAGGTCGGGGCCTCCGGCCTCCTCATCAACCACTCCGAGAGGAGGCTCCAGCTAGCCGACATCGAGTGGCTCGTGGCCCGGGCCCGCGCCTTGGGCATTGAGAGCTGCGTCTGCACAAACAATACTGCCGTCAGCAGGGCCTGCGCCGCCCTCGGCCCCGATTTCGTCGCGGTCGAGCCCCCGGAGCTGATTGGAGGGGACGTATCCGTCACGAGCTCGAGCCCGGAGGTCGTTAGGGGCAGCGTTGAGGAGGTGCGGAGAGTCAATCCCCAGGTCAAGGTGCTCTGCGGCGCGGGCGTGAAGAGCGGAAAGGACGTGCGCAGGGCGCTCGAGCTCGGTGCGATGGGAGTCCTGCTGGCCTCGGGCGTCGTCAAAGCGAAGGACAGGAGGGCATCGCTGCTCGAGCTAGTGAGCGGTCTGAAATAG
- a CDS encoding PQQ-binding-like beta-propeller repeat protein, which translates to MADTKGSKLQEVWKYATGGHVWGVALSRSGDIVYSGSADGGIYCFASDGRLLWKFETSGPVFRVAATAFGDLVVAGSKDGTVYALDNNGLLLWTSPTGGSVLSVAMVPDGSLILAGSTDKYVYAFDREGTMLWRCDMKSPVRSVSVSDDQDIIVISSYNNLLTCLNKWGDYQWHIETGRYPYRTAVSPDGAYIAAGSEERMVTLLDRTGRILWQFPTGGAVTGLAFTTDGQSVLVGSEDMMLYLIDLHGKPVWTMKLPSEIVSVALAPDLRRVVVGTMDSRVTLFEMASADFGLIGELERELARAKSAGVAVNEVEYLLQSSKLLSSVGDRKKAEEFLQLARAELSSATERHRKLSQPVVNYTEGFQTALDSLERCIAGIKKEIKDGRFDLALQLERNASDQLKTLDKYLTGAMEQHERVHSVYADFEKMVRDVRAEGISVAEAERMLAAALSAIKLGDYVGAVENLRRTEASIISKRTQFREAMEIMGPVRAHMKNAEHFIDISDAKKLLEEAEKALNADDAERARECAGLIMDIIEKVKEEALPSLSLRAGSSEGLTVNRSKFNLSITNIGKAHASNIRIEVIGPIKEFSATPPGIDFLKAGEKAVVTIEVTADEHDIPLDAYITVKLSFKRALDGKEGRAQERARIIIGPMIEDVFLMYRDGRLITHNTRRLRPDVDGDILSGMLTAVTAFVKESFREAESEELNELRYGKTKILIERGEYICLAVVVSGVASPKMRDKMRETVRQISQTYADVLENWDGSVSKLKDINQMIERLIASTYT; encoded by the coding sequence ATGGCTGATACAAAAGGCAGCAAACTCCAAGAAGTGTGGAAGTACGCCACTGGAGGACACGTCTGGGGCGTGGCTCTCTCCAGAAGCGGTGACATCGTCTACTCCGGCTCAGCCGACGGTGGGATATACTGCTTCGCCAGCGACGGCAGGCTGCTTTGGAAGTTCGAGACCAGTGGACCGGTATTCCGCGTCGCCGCCACAGCCTTCGGGGACCTCGTCGTGGCCGGCTCCAAGGATGGCACAGTCTATGCACTAGACAACAATGGCCTCCTTCTCTGGACATCGCCTACCGGCGGCTCGGTGCTCTCGGTGGCAATGGTGCCCGACGGGAGCCTCATTCTGGCTGGCTCCACAGACAAATACGTCTATGCTTTCGACCGGGAGGGCACGATGCTCTGGAGATGCGACATGAAGAGCCCGGTGAGGTCCGTGTCGGTCTCGGACGACCAGGACATCATCGTCATCTCCTCCTACAACAACCTCCTAACCTGCCTGAACAAGTGGGGCGATTACCAATGGCACATCGAGACCGGCCGCTATCCCTATAGGACCGCGGTCTCGCCCGACGGTGCCTACATCGCCGCAGGCTCCGAAGAGAGGATGGTCACCCTACTCGACAGGACGGGAAGGATACTCTGGCAGTTCCCGACCGGTGGCGCCGTGACCGGTCTGGCATTTACAACCGATGGCCAGAGCGTTCTCGTCGGCTCGGAGGACATGATGCTCTACCTAATTGATCTCCACGGGAAGCCGGTATGGACGATGAAACTCCCGAGCGAGATCGTGAGCGTGGCCCTCGCCCCTGACCTCAGGAGGGTCGTGGTCGGCACGATGGACAGCCGGGTCACCCTCTTCGAGATGGCCTCAGCTGACTTCGGGCTCATAGGAGAACTCGAAAGAGAGCTAGCGCGGGCGAAGAGCGCAGGCGTCGCTGTGAACGAGGTCGAGTACCTCCTCCAGTCGTCAAAGCTCCTGAGCAGCGTTGGCGACCGGAAGAAGGCTGAGGAGTTCCTCCAGCTTGCGCGCGCGGAGCTCTCGAGCGCAACTGAGAGGCACAGAAAGCTCTCCCAGCCCGTCGTGAACTACACGGAGGGCTTTCAGACCGCGCTCGACTCCTTGGAGCGCTGCATTGCAGGAATAAAGAAAGAGATTAAGGATGGGAGGTTCGACCTCGCCCTCCAGCTCGAGAGAAACGCCAGTGACCAGCTCAAGACCCTAGACAAGTACCTGACTGGCGCAATGGAGCAGCACGAGAGGGTGCATTCGGTCTACGCCGACTTTGAGAAAATGGTCAGGGACGTTCGGGCCGAGGGAATCAGCGTGGCGGAGGCCGAGAGGATGCTTGCAGCCGCTCTCAGCGCCATCAAGCTGGGAGACTATGTCGGCGCCGTGGAGAACTTGAGGAGGACCGAGGCCTCCATAATATCCAAGCGGACCCAGTTCAGAGAGGCTATGGAGATAATGGGGCCGGTCAGGGCCCACATGAAGAACGCCGAGCACTTCATCGATATCAGCGACGCCAAAAAGCTTCTGGAGGAGGCCGAGAAGGCCCTCAACGCCGACGACGCGGAGAGGGCGAGAGAGTGCGCCGGGCTGATAATGGATATTATAGAGAAGGTAAAAGAGGAGGCCTTGCCCTCACTCTCCCTGCGAGCGGGCTCAAGCGAGGGCCTCACTGTGAATAGGAGCAAGTTCAACCTCTCCATCACCAACATCGGGAAGGCGCACGCATCAAACATCCGGATCGAGGTCATCGGACCGATAAAGGAGTTCAGCGCCACCCCCCCCGGCATAGACTTTCTAAAGGCTGGCGAGAAGGCCGTTGTTACAATCGAAGTCACGGCCGACGAGCATGACATCCCCCTCGATGCCTACATTACGGTCAAGCTGAGCTTTAAGCGAGCCCTCGACGGTAAGGAGGGCAGGGCACAGGAGAGAGCGAGGATAATCATCGGACCGATGATAGAGGACGTCTTTTTGATGTACCGCGACGGACGCCTGATAACGCACAACACGCGGAGGCTGAGGCCGGACGTCGACGGGGACATCCTCAGCGGGATGCTGACCGCCGTCACGGCATTTGTCAAGGAATCGTTTAGGGAGGCCGAGTCGGAGGAGCTGAATGAGCTGCGCTACGGCAAGACCAAAATTCTTATCGAGAGGGGAGAGTACATCTGCCTGGCCGTCGTGGTCTCGGGCGTCGCCTCGCCCAAGATGCGCGATAAGATGAGGGAGACCGTCAGGCAGATCAGCCAGACCTACGCCGATGTTCTGGAGAACTGGGACGGCTCCGTCAGCAAGCTCAAGGACATAAACCAGATGATAGAGAGGTTGATAGCCTCGACATACACCTGA
- a CDS encoding radical SAM protein — MAAELERYKEIVRGRARARFLEVDLDDRIAQAEGLSSPCRLCERACGVDRKGGGRGVCGVGAARVASEFLHFGEEPELVPSHTIFFAGCTFKCVFCQNWDISQFPDRGREVPPEELARVIQTSGGINVNWVGGDPTSNLVYILKVMRELQRLEVNIAQVWNSNMYLSEEAMKILDGVIDVYLSDFKYGNDACARRLSKVERYFEVVSRNHLLAARQCEILLRHLVMPGHIECCTKPVLKWVSENIPRNVLRVNVMDQYRPDHIVLQDRRKYPELSRHLSMKEFLEAHQFAAGLGLDLV; from the coding sequence GTGGCCGCGGAGTTGGAGCGCTATAAAGAAATCGTGAGAGGGAGAGCCAGGGCGCGCTTCTTGGAAGTGGACCTCGACGACAGAATAGCACAGGCCGAGGGGCTCTCGTCCCCCTGCCGGCTTTGCGAGAGGGCCTGCGGCGTGGACAGGAAGGGTGGGGGGAGAGGTGTATGCGGCGTCGGGGCCGCGAGGGTGGCTTCTGAGTTCCTCCACTTCGGCGAGGAGCCCGAGCTCGTTCCCTCCCACACGATTTTTTTCGCCGGCTGCACCTTCAAGTGCGTCTTCTGCCAGAACTGGGACATCAGCCAGTTCCCGGACCGCGGTCGGGAGGTTCCCCCAGAGGAGCTGGCGCGGGTAATCCAGACGAGCGGCGGAATCAATGTGAACTGGGTCGGGGGTGACCCAACCTCCAACCTCGTCTACATCCTCAAGGTAATGAGGGAGCTTCAGAGGCTTGAGGTGAACATCGCGCAGGTCTGGAACTCCAACATGTACCTGAGCGAGGAGGCGATGAAAATTCTGGACGGTGTAATAGACGTCTACCTGAGCGACTTCAAGTACGGAAACGACGCCTGCGCGAGGCGCCTGTCGAAGGTGGAGAGGTACTTCGAGGTCGTCAGCAGGAACCACCTCCTTGCTGCTAGGCAGTGTGAGATTCTCCTCAGGCACCTCGTCATGCCGGGGCACATCGAGTGCTGCACGAAGCCTGTGCTGAAGTGGGTCTCGGAGAACATCCCGCGCAATGTGCTCAGGGTCAATGTCATGGACCAGTACCGGCCGGACCACATTGTTCTCCAAGACAGGAGGAAGTACCCGGAGCTCTCACGCCATTTGAGCATGAAAGAGTTTCTCGAGGCCCATCAATTCGCCGCGGGGCTCGGGCTGGACCTCGTTTAG